A single window of Lentisphaera araneosa HTCC2155 DNA harbors:
- the dapB gene encoding 4-hydroxy-tetrahydrodipicolinate reductase has product MRVTVNGSMGKMGATVVEFVKAKDDLTLAGSIDMGDSLADSLASNPADVVVDFTRPEVRMETVRTILFGGAAAVVGTTGFTPNDLEQIRAWVKETGKGCFIAPNFIIGNVLMQQFAKKAAEYYDYAEIIEYHHENKVDFPSGTAVKTAELMCENNKTFNPKTNDQVANVEGARGGDFEGIKLHAVRMPGFVASQEVILGAPGQYLTIRHDSIERTSYMPGVYMASQYIKDRAELVYGLEHIL; this is encoded by the coding sequence ATGCGTGTAACTGTTAATGGTTCCATGGGAAAAATGGGAGCAACTGTCGTTGAATTCGTTAAGGCGAAAGACGACCTCACTCTTGCAGGAAGCATCGATATGGGCGACTCACTTGCCGATTCTCTCGCCTCCAATCCCGCTGATGTAGTGGTAGATTTCACTCGCCCCGAAGTCAGAATGGAAACTGTACGCACCATACTTTTTGGCGGAGCAGCTGCCGTAGTTGGAACCACTGGTTTCACCCCAAATGACTTAGAACAGATTCGAGCTTGGGTCAAAGAAACGGGCAAAGGCTGTTTCATTGCACCTAATTTCATCATCGGTAATGTACTCATGCAGCAATTTGCAAAAAAAGCTGCCGAATACTACGACTATGCTGAAATCATTGAGTATCACCACGAGAACAAAGTGGACTTCCCTTCGGGGACAGCTGTAAAAACAGCCGAACTCATGTGCGAAAATAATAAAACGTTCAATCCAAAAACTAATGACCAAGTAGCCAATGTTGAAGGTGCACGTGGTGGCGATTTTGAAGGTATCAAACTTCACGCAGTACGCATGCCCGGTTTTGTTGCTTCACAAGAAGTAATCCTCGGCGCTCCTGGTCAATACCTCACTATCCGTCACGATAGTATCGAACGTACAAGTTATATGCCGGGTGTTTACATGGCATCCCAATACATCAAAGACCGCGCTGAATTGGTCTATGGTCTGGAACACATACTTTAA